One genomic region from Nitrospira sp. CR1.1 encodes:
- a CDS encoding glycosyltransferase has product MKIAQVAPLWESVPPLLYGGTERIVSFITEELVRQGHEVTLFASGDSTTTARLMPMCAEALRSTRVLMNYEAPLTTMMEKVFGSAAEFDLIHSHLEFIPFPLAKRSRTPMLTTLHARLDQPELVPVFRKFADLPLISVSDAQREPLPWANWQATIHPGLPKSLYTPRHNQGEYLVFLGRVAPEKGLDRAIEIAKRVEMPLRIGAKVDSQYAGYYTSVIEPLLDHPLVEFLGEVTDIEKDDLLGHAYALLAPYAWPEPFGLALIESLACGTPIIGSRCGGIPEIVEHGVTGFLCDTLDEMTQAIRHVSVLERTRCRQAFEERFSSERMAQEYLAVYGQLLGIRTRTSLTSSDLASGLTPLGQA; this is encoded by the coding sequence ATGAAGATCGCCCAGGTTGCACCGTTATGGGAGAGTGTTCCCCCCCTGCTCTATGGCGGAACAGAACGTATCGTGTCATTCATCACGGAAGAGTTGGTCCGCCAGGGCCATGAGGTGACCCTGTTTGCCAGCGGCGATTCCACGACGACAGCGCGCCTCATGCCCATGTGTGCCGAAGCGCTCCGGTCCACCAGGGTTCTCATGAATTATGAGGCCCCCCTCACGACCATGATGGAGAAAGTATTCGGATCGGCGGCGGAGTTTGATCTCATCCATTCGCATCTTGAATTTATTCCGTTCCCGCTGGCCAAGCGTTCCCGAACGCCGATGCTTACCACGCTGCATGCCCGTCTGGACCAGCCGGAGCTCGTTCCGGTATTCAGGAAATTTGCCGACCTGCCGCTGATATCCGTTTCGGATGCGCAGCGTGAACCGCTTCCCTGGGCCAACTGGCAGGCGACAATTCACCCTGGCTTGCCGAAATCTCTGTATACCCCGCGGCACAACCAGGGCGAGTATCTCGTATTCCTCGGCCGCGTCGCGCCTGAGAAGGGACTGGACCGGGCCATTGAGATCGCGAAACGGGTGGAGATGCCCTTGCGAATCGGCGCCAAAGTCGATTCGCAATATGCAGGCTATTACACATCGGTGATCGAGCCGTTATTGGATCATCCCCTGGTGGAGTTTCTGGGTGAAGTCACAGACATCGAAAAAGATGATTTGCTGGGACATGCCTATGCCCTGCTGGCTCCCTATGCCTGGCCGGAGCCGTTTGGCCTGGCGTTGATTGAATCCTTGGCGTGCGGCACTCCCATTATCGGGTCCCGTTGCGGCGGCATCCCTGAAATCGTTGAGCATGGGGTGACAGGTTTCCTCTGCGACACGCTCGACGAGATGACCCAAGCAATCAGGCACGTGTCGGTGCTGGAACGCACCCGATGCCGGCAGGCTTTCGAAGAGCGGTTCTCGTCGGAACGAATGGCGCAGGAATATCTGGCGGTCTATGGGCAGCTGCTGGGCATTCGTACTAGGACATCACTGACGTCTTCAGATCTGGCTTCCGGTCTGACTCCCTTGGGCCAGGCCTGA
- a CDS encoding PRC-barrel domain containing protein, whose protein sequence is MPIQQRRRVMATHIGRRLVAASTIEGTAVQNAAGEDLGEIDSLMIDLGQGRIAYAVLSFGGFLGLGDKLFALPWGALTISAGGDFFILNVSRERLEQAEGFDKDRWPDMADSAWAERLHTHYGYKPYW, encoded by the coding sequence ATGCCTATACAGCAGAGGAGGAGAGTGATGGCCACACATATTGGTCGACGATTAGTCGCAGCTTCAACGATCGAAGGCACCGCGGTTCAAAACGCGGCAGGCGAGGATCTGGGAGAGATTGATTCGCTCATGATCGATCTAGGCCAGGGACGGATTGCGTATGCCGTGCTGTCCTTCGGAGGGTTTCTCGGCTTGGGCGATAAACTGTTCGCCCTTCCGTGGGGCGCGCTGACGATTTCCGCGGGAGGAGATTTCTTCATCCTGAATGTGTCCCGGGAACGGTTGGAGCAGGCGGAAGGGTTCGACAAGGACCGGTGGCCTGACATGGCGGATTCTGCCTGGGCCGAGCGGCTGCATACCCATTATGGGTATAAGCCCTATTGGTAG